The proteins below come from a single Roseiflexus sp. RS-1 genomic window:
- a CDS encoding ComF family protein translates to MMLFRWIDHLLSLLLPDRCVGCGQLGALLCDACRRRLVAYDGDLPRVADQLTGVQVAYVFDGALRQAVHQLKYRSRQRMARPLGALLADHLRAHPLPCDALIPVPLHPHRLAERGFNQAELLAREVAGVTGLPVIVGPLVRIRATRQQALLDTPGRIENVAGAFVWQGPPPPARVVLVDDVLTTGATVNACAQALRAGGARDVYALALARSRRST, encoded by the coding sequence ATGATGCTGTTCAGATGGATCGATCACCTTCTTAGCCTGCTTCTGCCGGATCGCTGCGTCGGATGTGGTCAATTGGGGGCGCTGCTGTGCGATGCGTGCCGTCGTCGCCTGGTGGCGTATGATGGCGATCTGCCGCGGGTTGCCGATCAGTTGACCGGGGTGCAGGTGGCGTATGTGTTCGATGGTGCGCTTCGTCAGGCGGTGCACCAGCTCAAATACCGCAGCCGGCAACGTATGGCGCGTCCGCTCGGCGCACTGCTGGCAGACCATCTGCGCGCGCATCCGCTCCCCTGTGATGCACTCATCCCTGTGCCGCTCCACCCGCACCGTCTGGCGGAACGTGGGTTCAATCAGGCGGAACTGCTGGCGCGTGAAGTCGCCGGGGTGACAGGTCTGCCGGTCATTGTGGGACCGCTGGTGCGGATCAGAGCGACCAGGCAGCAGGCGCTGCTCGACACGCCCGGTCGTATCGAGAATGTCGCCGGTGCATTCGTGTGGCAAGGTCCGCCGCCGCCAGCGCGCGTCGTGCTGGTTGACGACGTGCTCACCACCGGAGCGACGGTCAATGCCTGTGCGCAGGCGCTGCGTGCAGGCGGCGCGCGCGACGTGTATGCGCTGGCGCTGGCGCGGAGCCGCCGCAGCACATAG
- the cas4 gene encoding CRISPR-associated protein Cas4, which yields MSDSTFEVTDLRQWAYCPRVVYYQYCLPDIRPVTKLMEAGQEEHRAESGREERRSLRTYGLKTGERFFDVPLRSETLGLRGRVDLVIAIPDRRQATEIVVVEYKSTEGKAGPHVKLQLTAYALMIEEAWGIPVKRGFIYHMPERKAEAVTISAALRTRVKETVAAIRATVDHERMPPPPASRRQCAVCEFRRFCNDVV from the coding sequence ATGAGTGACTCAACCTTCGAGGTGACCGACCTCCGTCAATGGGCGTACTGTCCACGAGTGGTCTACTACCAATACTGCCTGCCTGACATTCGTCCGGTCACAAAACTGATGGAAGCCGGGCAGGAAGAGCACCGGGCGGAAAGCGGGCGTGAAGAGCGGCGTTCACTCCGCACCTACGGCTTGAAAACCGGCGAACGCTTTTTCGATGTGCCCCTGCGGTCGGAGACGCTCGGACTGCGCGGGCGCGTCGATCTGGTCATCGCCATTCCCGACCGCCGTCAGGCGACCGAGATCGTCGTGGTGGAGTACAAAAGCACCGAAGGCAAGGCGGGTCCGCATGTCAAACTGCAACTGACCGCCTATGCGCTCATGATCGAAGAAGCGTGGGGTATTCCGGTCAAACGCGGCTTCATCTACCACATGCCGGAGCGCAAAGCCGAAGCAGTGACCATCAGCGCAGCATTGCGCACGCGCGTCAAAGAGACCGTTGCCGCCATCCGCGCCACCGTCGACCATGAGCGCATGCCGCCGCCGCCGGCATCGCGGCGGCAGTGCGCCGTCTGTGAATTTCGCCGGTTCTGCAACGACGTGGTGTGA
- the cas1 gene encoding CRISPR-associated endonuclease Cas1 gives MHLIVDQYGVFVSKHQGRIRVVKDKERLAEVPILHLEQIMICGDGIGLSSDVVRVCAEEGIPIHFVDSIGNDYGALMHGGITGMALTRRAQLRAGDDERGLMLAQAFASGKIQSQANLLRYAAKNRKESDPDLHHDLMRTATEILDTLPSVRAMRGVLTEETRAALMGFEGMSSARYWAAVARIIPDDLAWPGRETRGARDRFNQALNYGYGILQTQVRTALILAGLDPHAGFLHADRPGKPSLTLDLIEEFRQAVVDRTLIGLVNRQVEIGQGDDGLLDAATRKRIAEKILERLDSTEPYEGKRQPLRHILQCQARHIATFVRGERPTYEPFVMGW, from the coding sequence ATGCATCTCATCGTTGACCAGTACGGCGTGTTCGTTTCCAAGCACCAGGGGCGCATTCGCGTTGTGAAGGACAAAGAACGCCTGGCAGAGGTTCCGATCCTCCACCTGGAGCAAATCATGATCTGTGGCGACGGCATCGGTCTCAGCAGCGATGTCGTGCGCGTATGCGCAGAGGAAGGCATCCCCATCCATTTTGTTGACAGCATCGGCAACGACTACGGCGCCCTGATGCACGGCGGCATTACCGGCATGGCGCTCACCCGACGCGCACAGTTGCGCGCCGGCGACGATGAGCGTGGTCTGATGCTGGCGCAGGCATTCGCAAGCGGCAAAATCCAGAGTCAGGCCAACCTGCTGCGCTACGCCGCCAAAAACCGCAAGGAGAGCGACCCGGACCTGCACCACGACCTGATGCGCACCGCAACTGAAATTCTCGACACGCTGCCGTCGGTGCGCGCTATGCGCGGCGTGCTCACCGAAGAAACCCGCGCAGCGCTGATGGGGTTCGAGGGGATGTCCAGCGCGCGCTACTGGGCAGCCGTGGCGCGCATCATCCCCGACGACCTCGCCTGGCCCGGACGCGAGACGCGCGGTGCGCGCGACCGGTTCAACCAGGCGCTCAATTATGGGTATGGCATCCTGCAAACGCAGGTGCGCACCGCTCTGATCCTGGCCGGGCTTGATCCACACGCCGGGTTTCTCCACGCCGACCGCCCTGGCAAGCCGAGTCTCACGCTCGACCTGATCGAAGAGTTTCGCCAGGCTGTCGTTGACCGCACCCTGATCGGGCTGGTCAACCGTCAGGTCGAGATCGGTCAGGGTGACGACGGTTTGCTCGATGCAGCGACACGCAAACGCATCGCCGAGAAGATTCTTGAGCGACTGGACAGCACCGAGCCGTATGAAGGCAAACGGCAGCCGCTGCGCCACATTCTTCAGTGCCAGGCGCGGCATATTGCCACATTCGTGCGTGGAGAACGCCCAACCTACGAACCGTTCGTGATGGGATGGTGA
- a CDS encoding CpaF family protein, which translates to MSLLKRIGGSQPQSTEPSTAVSAPTGAPASAPDNAATPRATVTSSGGDVSQQRMLELSLWIVDRILSSLGNQQELKRSPEMERQLQEKFTLAYRQSGVNLTDEQTRQLYDMVMDELFGFGPIEPLLRDDSISEVMVNGPRSVYVEQKGKLTLTSVRFANDEHVLKVIDRIIRPLGRRIDRKWPMVDARLPDGSRVNAIIPPCAIDGPSITIRKFAKKKLTVEDLIRFGSMTPEMAEFLRACVVSRLNIIVAGGTGSGKTTLLNVLSNFIPPDERIVTIEDSAELKLAQEHVVRLESKPPEIDGTGRVTINDLVINSLRMRPERIVIGECRGGETMAMLQAMNTGHDGSLSTLHANSPRDAIARMETMAMMAGMDIPLRVIREQIASAIDLIVQQTRLEDGSRKIAYITEVQGMEGDVVVLQDIFVLQILGKTPEGKIISELRPTGTRPRFTPRLEAHGFKLPPSIFGATVPGQKRPW; encoded by the coding sequence ATGTCGTTACTGAAACGAATTGGCGGTTCCCAACCGCAATCAACCGAGCCTTCCACCGCCGTAAGCGCGCCGACAGGTGCGCCAGCGAGCGCGCCGGACAACGCAGCGACGCCGCGTGCGACAGTGACCTCGTCCGGCGGTGACGTGTCGCAGCAGCGGATGCTGGAACTGTCGCTCTGGATTGTTGATCGCATTCTGAGTTCGCTCGGCAATCAGCAGGAACTCAAGCGCTCCCCCGAAATGGAGCGGCAACTCCAGGAAAAATTCACTCTGGCGTACCGGCAGAGCGGCGTGAACCTGACCGATGAGCAAACCAGGCAACTCTACGATATGGTGATGGACGAGTTGTTCGGGTTCGGACCTATCGAGCCGCTGCTCCGCGACGACAGCATCTCTGAGGTGATGGTGAACGGACCGCGTTCGGTGTATGTCGAACAGAAGGGCAAACTGACCCTGACGTCGGTGCGATTCGCCAACGATGAGCATGTGTTGAAAGTCATCGACCGCATTATTCGCCCGTTGGGGCGACGCATCGACCGCAAGTGGCCGATGGTGGACGCGCGCCTCCCCGATGGTTCGCGCGTCAATGCGATCATTCCGCCGTGCGCCATCGATGGTCCGTCGATCACCATCCGCAAGTTCGCCAAGAAGAAACTGACGGTCGAGGACCTGATCCGCTTCGGCTCGATGACGCCCGAAATGGCGGAGTTCCTGCGCGCGTGCGTCGTCAGCCGCCTGAACATTATCGTCGCCGGAGGCACCGGCTCCGGTAAAACGACGTTGCTCAATGTTCTGTCGAACTTCATCCCACCCGACGAGCGCATTGTCACGATCGAAGACAGCGCAGAATTGAAACTGGCGCAGGAACATGTGGTGCGGCTCGAGTCGAAACCGCCGGAGATCGATGGCACCGGGCGCGTGACGATCAATGACCTGGTGATCAACTCGTTGCGTATGCGCCCGGAACGGATCGTTATCGGCGAGTGCCGCGGCGGCGAAACCATGGCGATGCTCCAGGCAATGAACACCGGTCACGACGGTTCGCTCTCGACCCTGCACGCCAACTCGCCGCGCGACGCAATCGCCCGTATGGAGACGATGGCGATGATGGCGGGGATGGACATACCGCTGCGGGTCATCCGTGAGCAGATCGCTTCCGCAATCGACCTGATCGTGCAGCAGACTCGCCTGGAAGATGGAAGCCGTAAAATCGCCTACATCACCGAGGTGCAGGGCATGGAAGGCGATGTGGTGGTGTTGCAGGATATTTTCGTCCTCCAGATTCTCGGCAAGACGCCTGAAGGCAAGATCATCAGCGAACTGCGTCCCACCGGCACACGCCCGCGCTTTACGCCGCGACTCGAAGCGCATGGTTTCAAACTGCCGCCTTCGATCTTCGGCGCTACTGTTCCTGGCCAGAAGCGTCCGTGGTAA
- the cas2 gene encoding CRISPR-associated endonuclease Cas2, translating to MRCLLIYDIPDDRVRQKIADACLDYGLQRIQYSAFAGNLSRTHQRELMTEVRRRLGKHAGNIQLFTFPDDIWNARRTIEQGEES from the coding sequence ATGCGTTGCCTGCTGATCTACGACATTCCCGACGACCGTGTGCGGCAAAAGATCGCCGACGCCTGTCTCGACTACGGGCTGCAACGGATTCAATACAGCGCATTTGCAGGCAACCTGAGCCGCACCCACCAGCGCGAACTGATGACCGAAGTCAGGCGGCGGTTGGGCAAACACGCTGGCAACATCCAGCTCTTCACCTTTCCGGACGACATCTGGAACGCGCGACGTACTATCGAACAGGGGGAAGAATCATGA
- a CDS encoding AAA family ATPase has protein sequence MSFFSQQFAGKQQAASPSGASGSVSVPPEPASIEETGLSMGFLNDLVLKVVYFHGNITGQQIAEVTKLPFFGVLDKVLEFLKLEEYVDIVGAQGGFNERSFQYVIATKGRLKVHEVLDRSQYAGPAPVPLDQYIAMVHRQSVGDMVVDAKTVRQAFAHLVVSDRMLDRIGPAANSARSLFLYGPPGNGKTTIAEGIANMLGGHVLIPYAVEVDGQIIKVFDPLNHQLIEQPATAAAREPAVNFEGRPVVDSPLPDRRWLVCKRPRVMVGGELILEQLELIFDPIAKVYEAPYQMKANGGLFLIDDFGRQKCRPQDLLNRWIVPLEKKVDFLALQTGKKIQVPFDVLIVFSTNLSPQDLVDDAFLRRIRHKIEVPNPSPEEFRAIFQRVAKAKNIPYSDEGLRYLILERYKRDGRDLRSCHPRDLCDQILDEAKYRGIPPSMSRELLDRAYDAYFVKLS, from the coding sequence ATGAGTTTCTTTTCGCAGCAATTCGCCGGCAAGCAGCAGGCTGCCTCACCTTCCGGCGCATCCGGCAGCGTCTCTGTCCCGCCTGAACCTGCGTCAATCGAGGAAACCGGTCTCAGCATGGGGTTTCTGAACGACCTGGTGCTGAAGGTGGTCTACTTCCACGGCAATATCACCGGGCAGCAGATTGCCGAGGTGACCAAACTGCCGTTCTTCGGCGTGCTCGACAAGGTGCTGGAGTTCCTCAAACTCGAAGAGTATGTCGATATTGTCGGTGCGCAGGGCGGGTTCAACGAACGCTCCTTCCAGTATGTCATCGCCACCAAAGGGCGCCTGAAAGTCCACGAAGTGCTGGATCGATCCCAGTACGCCGGACCTGCCCCCGTGCCGCTTGATCAGTATATCGCCATGGTGCATCGCCAGTCGGTCGGCGATATGGTGGTGGACGCCAAAACCGTGCGCCAGGCGTTTGCCCATCTCGTCGTCAGCGACCGCATGCTCGACCGCATCGGTCCGGCGGCAAACTCAGCCCGTTCGCTGTTCCTCTACGGTCCTCCCGGCAACGGCAAAACGACGATAGCCGAAGGGATCGCCAACATGCTTGGCGGTCACGTCCTGATCCCATATGCGGTCGAGGTCGATGGGCAGATCATCAAGGTGTTCGATCCGCTCAATCATCAACTGATCGAGCAACCGGCAACCGCCGCCGCCCGCGAACCGGCTGTCAACTTCGAGGGGCGTCCGGTGGTCGATTCGCCCCTCCCCGACCGGCGCTGGCTGGTCTGTAAACGACCGCGGGTAATGGTCGGCGGCGAGTTGATCCTGGAACAGCTCGAACTGATCTTCGATCCTATCGCAAAAGTGTATGAAGCGCCGTACCAGATGAAAGCCAACGGCGGGTTGTTCCTGATCGACGACTTTGGTCGCCAGAAATGCCGCCCGCAAGACCTGCTCAACCGCTGGATCGTGCCGCTGGAAAAGAAAGTCGATTTTCTCGCCCTTCAGACCGGCAAGAAAATCCAGGTGCCGTTCGATGTGCTGATCGTCTTCTCGACCAACCTTTCGCCGCAGGACCTGGTCGATGACGCTTTCCTGCGGCGCATCCGCCACAAGATCGAAGTGCCGAACCCGTCGCCGGAAGAGTTTCGCGCCATCTTTCAGCGCGTGGCGAAAGCGAAGAATATTCCCTACAGCGACGAAGGCTTGCGCTATCTCATCCTGGAACGCTACAAGCGCGACGGGCGCGACCTGCGATCGTGCCACCCGCGCGACCTGTGCGACCAGATCCTGGACGAAGCGAAATACCGCGGCATACCGCCGTCGATGTCGCGCGAATTGCTTGATCGCGCCTATGATGCGTACTTTGTGAAACTCTCATAG
- a CDS encoding IS5-like element ISRfsp3 family transposase (programmed frameshift) — MCKYRSIIENPEKLRSMTGLTVEEFHALVPIFHAAFEAYMKRRTIDGRVRYCRRYVSYANSPLPTTEDKLLFILTYLKQNPTQVMHGHLFQMSQSNVSKWVHLLHGALNYALSQQNLLPARTADDLARRLQEEPSCEEPSCEEPSCEEPSCEEPSCEEPSCEEPSCEEPSHATKAPPFFIHDGVERPIRRPSDKVDRELYYSGKKKRHTLKNVLIIDEFGSIHFLSDTYEGRVHDKCIADEAGYTLPNASILYQDAGFQGFTLPGVQIMQPKKKPRNGTLTPQEKEENRRISSVRVRIEHVIGDIKRYRIIHDIIRFSCSEFRDMVMETCCGLHNFRIWLKRKKQSKNQNES, encoded by the exons ATGTGTAAGTATCGATCCATTATCGAAAATCCGGAGAAATTACGCTCTATGACCGGACTGACCGTTGAAGAGTTCCACGCGCTGGTTCCGATCTTCCACGCCGCATTTGAAGCGTATATGAAACGTCGCACGATTGATGGCCGCGTCCGATATTGTCGTCGCTACGTCTCGTATGCAAACTCGCCGCTTCCGACAACAGAAGATAAATTGCTCTTTATTTTGACCTACTTAAAACAAAACCCAACGCAAGTGATGCACGGACACCTCTTTCAAATGAGCCAATCAAACGTAAGCAAATGGGTGCATCTTTTGCACGGAGCGCTGAACTATGCGCTTTCACAGCAAAATCTCCTGCCTGCGCGCACTGCCGACGACCTGGCGAGGCGATTGCAGGAAGAACCGTCGTGTGAAGAACCGTCGTGTGAAGAACCGTCGTGTGAAGAACCGTCGTGTGAAGAACCGTCGTGTGAAGAACCGTCGTGTGAAGAACCGTCGTGTGAAGAACCGTCGCATGCGACAAAAGCGCCCCCCT TTTTTATCCATGACGGCGTAGAACGTCCCATTCGCCGTCCAAGCGACAAAGTCGACCGGGAGTTGTATTACAGCGGTAAGAAGAAACGACATACGCTTAAGAACGTTCTCATCATTGATGAGTTTGGCTCTATTCACTTTTTGAGTGACACCTACGAAGGAAGGGTCCACGATAAATGTATTGCGGATGAAGCGGGATACACCCTTCCAAACGCGAGCATTCTCTATCAAGACGCCGGATTTCAAGGATTTACCCTGCCTGGCGTCCAGATTATGCAGCCAAAGAAGAAGCCGCGCAATGGAACCCTCACGCCGCAGGAAAAGGAGGAAAACCGGCGTATCTCATCCGTTCGCGTTCGTATTGAACATGTTATCGGCGATATCAAGCGGTATCGAATCATTCACGACATTATCCGCTTCAGTTGTTCCGAATTTCGGGATATGGTCATGGAAACATGTTGCGGGCTGCATAACTTCCGAATTTGGCTGAAACGCAAAAAGCAGTCCAAAAATCAAAACGAATCTTGA
- a CDS encoding type II toxin-antitoxin system HicA family toxin has product MSEKLPRIDCQELIRALERAGFVKKRQKGSHLHMWREADKKRMISRSPGEDRTAGVAARYSS; this is encoded by the coding sequence ATGAGTGAGAAGCTTCCTCGCATAGATTGCCAGGAGTTGATTCGGGCACTGGAGCGCGCTGGTTTCGTGAAGAAACGGCAAAAGGGCAGTCACCTGCATATGTGGCGAGAGGCGGATAAGAAACGCATGATTTCCCGTTCACCAGGGGAAGATCGTACCGCCGGGGTCGCTGCGCGCTATTCTTCGTGA
- a CDS encoding DUF6812 domain-containing protein, with the protein MEARIDEKGKFFTPRITKDAVTAFVRTAGKIIVGSVYVRPGNRLTDELNNDPSSFLPITDVRVYDADDERFQFQSSFILAAYREILLISELDALATIRDVPWNAPSAEPTPLIREDDDLGVHINERGKYFTVRTPKDAVLCAVRGGDLAVLGYLYVRPDRRLKDELNDEQARYLPMTDVRVFRVSDNMLLYHASFLLIGRHAIDIVAPIDAVTGASNVPWLPIRSTEGEG; encoded by the coding sequence ATGGAAGCGCGAATCGACGAAAAAGGCAAATTCTTTACGCCGCGAATCACGAAGGACGCCGTTACCGCTTTCGTGCGCACTGCCGGCAAAATTATCGTCGGCTCGGTCTATGTGCGTCCTGGCAATCGTCTCACCGATGAACTGAACAACGATCCATCGTCCTTCCTCCCCATCACCGACGTGCGCGTGTACGACGCCGACGATGAACGTTTTCAGTTTCAGTCATCGTTCATTCTGGCAGCGTACCGCGAGATTCTGCTGATCAGCGAACTCGACGCCCTGGCAACCATCCGCGACGTTCCGTGGAATGCACCGTCCGCCGAACCCACGCCGTTGATCCGTGAAGATGACGATCTCGGCGTCCACATCAACGAACGCGGGAAGTATTTCACTGTGCGCACCCCGAAGGATGCCGTGCTTTGCGCAGTGCGCGGCGGCGACCTGGCAGTGCTGGGGTACCTGTACGTCCGTCCAGACCGGCGCCTGAAAGACGAATTGAACGACGAGCAGGCGCGCTATCTGCCAATGACCGATGTGCGTGTCTTCCGCGTCAGCGACAATATGCTGCTGTACCATGCCAGTTTCCTGCTCATTGGTCGCCACGCGATCGACATTGTCGCGCCGATCGATGCCGTCACCGGCGCCAGCAATGTTCCGTGGCTGCCCATTCGCTCGACGGAGGGAGAGGGATGA
- a CDS encoding type II toxin-antitoxin system HicB family antitoxin, whose amino-acid sequence MTIYSFTVVIEPDEQGFHAYVPALPGCHTFADTVDEARTNILEALELHLHSMLEDGEPVPVEREPVFITRLSVPVAV is encoded by the coding sequence ATGACGATCTATAGCTTTACCGTTGTGATTGAACCTGATGAGCAAGGCTTCCACGCCTACGTCCCTGCTCTGCCCGGTTGCCACACGTTTGCCGATACCGTAGATGAAGCTCGTACGAACATCCTGGAAGCACTTGAACTCCATCTGCATAGTATGCTTGAGGATGGTGAACCTGTCCCGGTGGAACGCGAGCCGGTGTTCATTACCCGTCTCTCCGTGCCGGTAGCCGTATGA